One genomic region from Reichenbachiella ulvae encodes:
- a CDS encoding TonB-dependent receptor plug domain-containing protein — protein sequence MRSIILIGLVVCSCLSVHAQQDSIWLESVDIVSYRLETFASADKVVQIDSSIQAMHQGNSMAMLLSLASPINIRSYGLGGLSTASIRGTGSNQTAVIWEGLNLQSQMNGSLDLNLIPAFMIDNISIQSGGSASMFGSGAMGGSIQMSSRSQYNSGFDLSLHETIGSFGMNSHGMKTQYATDKLRLGLKGFYKTAENDYSFYNNFNQREETQENAQVRQWATALDFGYRLSDRQELQIKYWYQDNLTHIPRTAAQTETQAIQQDDFHRAVIRWKQKLGTKTQLHYHSGYLRHRLEYDDKVSTHSNSHSSSYINEARVEHRWANWYQLELGANYTYENALTNNYSDLKERNRLAFYFSNAFLIADKLELNLLGRQSLIDGEAAPFLPTLALNYHASNWLNLKAKAARSYRLPTFNDLYWTGASHGNPDLVPEYGYSFDLGYKISPTIEPLSVEYEGTLFYNHIKDWILWVSRGTEGWTPENKEQLWSYGLEQNLKINYSLSTKSSILLSGNYQFVLSTLEEPSQFMPELQTTYTPRHQGNAFLAYRLGSFHTHVNLSYTGKQYSDEGNIEIRALDPYLITDLGLGYQLRLGQKHHLNASLQVKNLFDTSYEVRRAYPMPGINYQFSLVYHFNQKYI from the coding sequence ATGCGGAGTATCATTTTGATCGGACTAGTGGTATGCAGCTGCCTCAGTGTGCATGCACAGCAGGACTCTATCTGGCTGGAATCTGTGGATATCGTCTCCTACAGACTGGAGACTTTTGCGTCTGCTGATAAGGTGGTGCAGATCGATTCCTCCATTCAGGCGATGCATCAGGGCAACTCCATGGCCATGCTGCTCAGCCTCGCCTCTCCTATCAATATTCGTTCCTACGGGCTTGGCGGCCTTTCTACTGCTTCTATTCGTGGAACGGGCAGCAATCAGACAGCAGTCATATGGGAGGGCCTTAACCTCCAGAGCCAAATGAATGGCAGCCTGGACCTGAATCTGATCCCGGCTTTCATGATTGACAATATCAGCATCCAAAGCGGCGGCAGTGCCTCCATGTTTGGGTCTGGCGCCATGGGAGGCAGCATTCAGATGAGTAGCCGATCTCAATACAATAGCGGTTTCGACCTCAGCTTACACGAGACTATTGGCAGCTTTGGTATGAATAGCCATGGAATGAAGACCCAGTATGCCACTGACAAACTCCGATTGGGCCTCAAAGGTTTTTATAAGACTGCCGAAAACGACTACAGCTTCTACAACAACTTCAATCAGCGAGAAGAAACGCAGGAAAATGCACAGGTCAGACAGTGGGCCACTGCGCTAGATTTCGGTTACCGATTAAGCGACCGACAAGAACTGCAAATCAAATATTGGTATCAGGATAATCTGACCCACATCCCACGAACTGCGGCACAGACCGAAACGCAGGCCATTCAGCAGGATGATTTTCATAGGGCTGTCATCCGATGGAAACAAAAATTGGGAACCAAAACACAGCTTCATTATCATTCAGGCTATCTGCGTCACCGTCTGGAATACGACGACAAGGTAAGCACGCACTCCAACAGCCACTCTAGCAGCTATATCAATGAGGCCAGAGTAGAACATCGATGGGCCAATTGGTACCAACTAGAACTGGGTGCCAACTACACCTATGAAAATGCCCTGACCAACAACTATTCTGATCTGAAAGAAAGAAACCGACTGGCGTTTTACTTCTCCAATGCCTTTTTGATCGCAGACAAGCTGGAGCTGAACCTGCTAGGCAGACAAAGCCTAATAGATGGTGAGGCAGCTCCTTTCCTCCCTACCCTTGCTCTGAACTACCACGCCAGCAACTGGCTCAACTTGAAAGCTAAAGCGGCTCGCAGCTACCGACTGCCTACTTTCAACGACCTCTACTGGACCGGCGCTTCTCATGGCAATCCCGATTTGGTTCCCGAGTATGGTTATAGCTTTGATTTAGGATACAAAATCTCCCCTACTATCGAGCCGCTTTCTGTTGAGTACGAAGGCACACTGTTTTACAACCACATCAAGGACTGGATCCTTTGGGTATCTCGGGGAACTGAAGGTTGGACACCAGAAAACAAAGAGCAACTCTGGTCCTATGGTCTGGAGCAAAACCTAAAAATCAATTATAGCCTGAGCACAAAGAGTTCTATTTTGCTGTCAGGAAACTACCAGTTTGTACTCTCCACGCTGGAAGAACCCAGCCAGTTCATGCCCGAACTGCAAACCACCTATACCCCCAGACATCAAGGCAATGCCTTCCTGGCTTATCGCTTAGGCTCCTTTCATACCCATGTGAACCTATCCTATACAGGCAAGCAATACAGCGATGAAGGCAACATCGAGATCAGGGCATTGGATCCATACCTTATCACAGATTTGGGTCTGGGCTACCAGCTTCGTTTGGGACAAAAACACCACCTGAACGCCTCTTTGCAAGTAAAGAATTTATTCGACACCTCCTATGAGGTACGCCGAGCCTACCCAATGCCCGGTATCAATTATCAATTCAGTTTAGTTTATCATTTCAATCAAAAATATATATGA